In one Pseudomonas marginalis genomic region, the following are encoded:
- the motB gene encoding flagellar motor protein MotB translates to MENNQPIIIKRVKRFAAGHHGGAWKIAFADFATAMMAFFLVLWLMSTATPEQKIAIAGYFKDPIGFSESGTPFVIDLGGSPQLAPERTINPEVKTEAPQEKIPIERDTVEAMAEQVEQERLELLLQELQNKVEENPQLLKFKDQISFEITPDGLRIQITDAANRPMFDSGSARLKPYFEDILLAMADTIKAVPNKISISGHTDAKPYAGQGDFGNWELSANRANAARRALVAGSYPDPQVARVVGFASSQLFDAKDPFNPINRRIDIVVLTKKAQRAIEGDQPPPQPTPGAGAPGEVPADPHAIPPGQEPLPAHELRQKLNLFDDGGVKDPTAPATGS, encoded by the coding sequence ATGGAAAACAACCAGCCGATAATCATCAAGCGCGTCAAGCGCTTCGCTGCGGGGCACCATGGCGGCGCCTGGAAAATCGCTTTCGCCGACTTTGCCACGGCGATGATGGCGTTCTTCCTGGTGCTGTGGCTGATGTCCACCGCCACGCCCGAACAGAAGATCGCCATTGCCGGCTACTTCAAAGACCCGATTGGCTTCTCGGAAAGCGGCACGCCCTTTGTGATCGACCTGGGCGGTTCGCCGCAATTGGCGCCTGAGCGCACCATCAACCCGGAAGTCAAGACCGAAGCACCGCAGGAAAAAATCCCGATCGAGCGCGATACCGTCGAAGCCATGGCCGAGCAGGTCGAGCAGGAACGTCTTGAGCTGTTACTGCAAGAGTTGCAGAACAAGGTGGAGGAAAACCCGCAACTGCTGAAGTTCAAGGATCAGATTTCGTTCGAGATCACCCCGGATGGCTTGCGTATCCAGATCACCGACGCCGCCAACCGGCCGATGTTCGACTCTGGCAGCGCACGCTTGAAACCGTACTTTGAAGACATCCTGCTGGCCATGGCCGACACTATCAAGGCGGTGCCGAACAAGATCAGCATCAGCGGCCACACCGATGCCAAGCCTTACGCGGGCCAGGGTGACTTCGGCAACTGGGAGCTTTCCGCCAACCGTGCCAACGCCGCGCGTCGTGCGCTGGTGGCCGGCAGCTATCCCGACCCGCAAGTGGCGCGGGTGGTGGGGTTTGCGTCCTCGCAACTGTTTGATGCGAAGGATCCGTTCAACCCGATCAACCGCCGCATCGATATCGTGGTGCTGACCAAAAAGGCCCAGCGTGCGATTGAAGGCGATCAGCCGCCACCACAACCGACCCCGGGAGCAGGTGCGCCGGGTGAAGTGCCGGCCGACCCACATGCCATCCCGCCCGGCCAGGAGCCATTGCCGGCCCATGAGCTGCGGCAGAAGCTGAACCTGTTTGATGATGGCGGCGTGAAAGACCCTACGGCGCCGGCGACGGGGTCCTAA
- a CDS encoding type II toxin-antitoxin system PemK/MazF family toxin, which translates to MTLYYHPKQGDVLLCDFTRGFVAPEMLKIRKVVVISPTATHKRKLCTVVPISSTAPEIQYDWHHLLRTNPLQSDGDKELWVKCDMIYTVSFERLDKLHRKTRSKGRDYFVPRLGTDDMQGVISGVKAYLPL; encoded by the coding sequence TTGACTCTCTACTATCATCCCAAACAAGGCGATGTGCTGCTTTGTGACTTCACCCGCGGCTTTGTGGCCCCGGAGATGCTCAAGATCCGCAAGGTGGTGGTGATATCCCCTACAGCCACCCACAAGCGCAAACTCTGTACCGTTGTACCGATCTCCTCTACCGCGCCGGAGATCCAGTACGACTGGCATCACCTGCTTCGTACAAATCCACTTCAATCCGATGGCGACAAAGAGCTGTGGGTGAAGTGCGACATGATTTATACCGTCAGCTTCGAGCGCCTCGACAAGCTGCATAGAAAGACCCGATCCAAAGGACGAGATTACTTCGTGCCACGCTTGGGCACCGACGACATGCAAGGCGTGATCAGCGGGGTCAAGGCCTATCTACCACTCTGA
- the rsgA gene encoding small ribosomal subunit biogenesis GTPase RsgA, translated as MAKRQLNRRQNWRIEKIQGERAARAAKRESSAVEALEGGDLGPEQTGLVIAHFGVQVEVEALEGELAGLVFRCHLRANLPALVTGDKVVWRAGNQGIGVIVAQLPRSTELRRPDSRGQLKPVAANVDMIVIVFAPLPEPHANLIDRYLVAAEHAGIRPLLLLNKFDLIDEQNAPALNALLAVYRTLGYPVLEVSAHHGNGMEQLQQQLDGRISVFVGQSGVGKSSLVNSLLPEVDTRVGPLSELSGQGTHTTTTARLFHFPGGGELIDSPGIREFGLGHVSRSDVEAGFIEFNDLIGTCRFRDCKHDREPGCALLKALEDGRVQQQRMNSYRSIIASLPESSY; from the coding sequence ATGGCCAAACGCCAGCTCAATCGTCGCCAAAACTGGCGCATCGAAAAGATTCAAGGTGAACGCGCCGCCCGCGCCGCCAAACGTGAATCCTCCGCCGTGGAAGCGCTCGAGGGCGGCGACCTGGGCCCCGAACAGACGGGACTGGTAATCGCGCACTTCGGTGTGCAGGTCGAAGTCGAGGCGCTGGAAGGCGAACTCGCGGGCCTGGTGTTCCGCTGCCACTTGCGTGCCAACCTGCCTGCGCTGGTCACCGGCGACAAGGTGGTATGGCGCGCCGGCAACCAGGGCATCGGCGTGATCGTCGCCCAACTGCCGCGCAGCACCGAACTGCGCCGCCCCGACAGCCGTGGCCAGCTCAAGCCGGTAGCGGCCAACGTCGACATGATCGTGATCGTGTTTGCACCACTGCCCGAGCCCCATGCCAACCTGATCGACCGCTACCTGGTGGCAGCCGAGCATGCCGGCATTCGCCCGTTGTTGCTGCTGAACAAATTCGACCTGATCGACGAGCAGAATGCCCCCGCGCTCAACGCGCTGCTGGCGGTCTACCGCACCCTGGGCTACCCGGTGCTGGAAGTCTCGGCCCATCACGGCAATGGCATGGAACAGCTGCAACAGCAGTTGGACGGACGTATCAGCGTCTTTGTCGGCCAGTCGGGCGTGGGCAAATCCTCGCTGGTCAATAGCCTGCTGCCGGAAGTCGATACCCGCGTGGGCCCGCTGTCGGAACTGTCCGGCCAGGGCACCCACACCACTACCACGGCGCGGCTGTTCCACTTCCCGGGCGGCGGTGAGTTGATCGACTCCCCGGGCATCCGTGAATTCGGCCTCGGCCACGTCAGCCGCAGCGACGTGGAAGCGGGCTTTATCGAATTCAACGACCTGATCGGCACCTGCCGCTTCCGCGATTGCAAACACGATCGCGAGCCGGGCTGCGCCCTGCTCAAGGCCCTGGAAGACGGCCGCGTGCAGCAGCAGCGGATGAACAGCTATCGGTCGATTATTGCGAGCTTGCCGGAAAGCAGTTATTGA
- the orn gene encoding oligoribonuclease, giving the protein MQNPQNLIWIDLEMTGLNPDTDVIIEMATIVTDSNLNTLAEGPVIAIHHSDAVLATMDEWNTRTHGNSGLTQRVRDSRISMAEAEAETIAFLEKWVPKGKSPICGNSICQDRRFLYTHMKALESYFHYRNLDVSTLKELAARWAPEVKDSFHKGSTHLALDDIRESIAELQHYRKHFIKA; this is encoded by the coding sequence ATGCAAAACCCACAGAACCTGATTTGGATCGATCTGGAAATGACCGGTCTGAACCCTGACACCGACGTCATCATCGAGATGGCGACCATTGTCACCGACAGCAACCTCAACACCTTGGCCGAAGGTCCGGTGATCGCCATCCACCACAGCGACGCCGTGCTTGCCACCATGGACGAGTGGAACACCCGCACCCACGGCAACTCCGGCCTGACTCAGCGTGTGCGTGACAGCCGCATCAGCATGGCCGAAGCCGAAGCCGAAACCATTGCCTTCCTGGAGAAATGGGTGCCCAAGGGCAAGTCGCCGATCTGCGGCAACAGCATCTGTCAGGACCGTCGCTTCCTTTATACCCATATGAAAGCGCTGGAAAGCTACTTCCACTACCGCAACCTGGATGTGTCCACGCTCAAGGAACTGGCTGCGCGCTGGGCGCCGGAGGTCAAGGACAGCTTCCATAAAGGCAGCACGCACTTGGCGCTGGATGATATTCGCGAGTCGATCGCCGAGCTGCAGCATTACCGCAAGCATTTCATCAAGGCTTGA
- a CDS encoding trimeric intracellular cation channel family protein: MMLLMLYLIAITAEAMTGALSAGRRGMDWFGVVLIACVTALGGGSVRDVLLGHYPLTWVKHPEYLVLTSIAALVTIFIAPLMRRLRSLFLALDAVGLVAFTLIGCMTALEMGHGMLVASVSGVITGVFGGILRDIFCNDIPLIFRRELYASVSFLAAWFYLLCRYLELPSEQAILLTLFSGFLLRLLAIRFHWEMPKFVYNDDVH, from the coding sequence ATCATGCTGCTGATGCTCTACCTCATCGCCATCACCGCCGAAGCCATGACCGGCGCGTTGTCCGCCGGCCGGCGCGGCATGGACTGGTTTGGTGTGGTGCTGATCGCCTGCGTGACGGCGTTGGGCGGCGGCTCGGTACGTGATGTATTGCTCGGCCACTACCCGCTGACGTGGGTCAAGCATCCGGAATACCTGGTGCTGACCTCCATCGCGGCGCTGGTGACGATCTTTATCGCACCCTTGATGCGTCGCCTGCGCTCGCTGTTCCTCGCGCTGGATGCCGTGGGCCTGGTTGCTTTCACCTTGATCGGCTGCATGACCGCCCTGGAAATGGGCCACGGCATGCTGGTGGCCTCGGTCAGCGGGGTGATCACCGGCGTCTTCGGCGGCATTCTGCGGGATATCTTCTGCAACGACATTCCGCTGATCTTCCGCCGTGAACTGTACGCCAGCGTGTCATTCCTCGCCGCCTGGTTTTACCTGCTGTGCCGCTACCTGGAACTGCCCAGCGAGCAGGCGATTCTACTGACCCTGTTCAGCGGCTTTCTATTGCGCCTGCTGGCGATCCGGTTTCACTGGGAAATGCCCAAGTTCGTCTACAACGACGACGTGCACTAG
- the queG gene encoding tRNA epoxyqueuosine(34) reductase QueG, giving the protein MPAITSDLPALAQSIKDWGRELGFQQVGISGLDLAEHEQHLQRWLDAGYHGEMDYMGAHGSKRSHPDELVPGTLRVVSLRMDYLPGDTQMAQLLAKPEKAYISRYALGRDYHKLIRKRVQQLADRIQAQIGPFGFRAFVDSAPVLEKAIAEQAGLGWIGKNTLVLNRKAGSYFFLSELFVDLPLPVDPPHATEHCGRCTACLDICPTNAFVGPYVLDARRCISYLTIELKSAIPEDLRPLIGNRVFGCDDCQIVCPWNRFARPTAESDFTPRHNLDNAELAELFMWDEDKFLSSTEGSPLRRAGYERWLRNLAVGLGNAPSSIPVLEALKARRDYPSELVREHVEWALNQHASR; this is encoded by the coding sequence ATGCCCGCTATTACCTCCGATCTGCCCGCCCTCGCCCAATCGATCAAGGACTGGGGCCGCGAGCTGGGCTTTCAACAAGTCGGCATCAGCGGCCTGGACCTGGCCGAGCATGAACAACATCTGCAACGCTGGCTCGACGCGGGCTACCACGGCGAGATGGACTACATGGGCGCCCATGGCAGCAAACGCTCGCACCCGGACGAACTGGTGCCGGGTACCCTGCGCGTGGTGTCGCTACGCATGGATTACCTGCCCGGCGACACGCAGATGGCGCAACTGCTGGCAAAACCGGAAAAAGCCTACATCTCCCGTTATGCCCTGGGCCGCGACTACCACAAGCTGATCCGCAAGCGCGTGCAGCAGTTGGCCGACCGCATCCAGGCGCAGATCGGCCCTTTCGGCTTTCGCGCCTTTGTCGACAGCGCGCCCGTGCTGGAAAAGGCCATTGCCGAACAAGCGGGCCTTGGCTGGATCGGTAAAAACACCCTGGTGCTCAATCGCAAGGCCGGCAGTTATTTCTTCCTCAGCGAACTGTTTGTCGATTTGCCGCTGCCCGTGGATCCACCCCACGCCACGGAGCACTGCGGCCGCTGCACCGCCTGCCTGGATATCTGCCCCACCAACGCGTTTGTCGGCCCCTATGTGCTGGACGCCCGGCGCTGCATTTCCTACCTGACCATCGAACTCAAGAGCGCCATCCCTGAAGACCTGCGCCCGCTGATCGGCAATCGGGTATTCGGCTGCGATGACTGTCAGATCGTTTGTCCGTGGAATCGTTTCGCGCGACCCACTGCCGAGAGCGATTTCACGCCACGGCACAACCTGGATAACGCAGAACTGGCGGAGCTGTTCATGTGGGATGAGGATAAATTCCTCAGCAGTACCGAAGGCTCACCGTTGCGCCGTGCCGGTTACGAGCGCTGGCTGCGCAACCTGGCGGTGGGCCTGGGCAATGCGCCGTCGAGCATTCCGGTGCTGGAAGCCTTGAAGGCACGCCGGGATTACCCGTCGGAGCTGGTGCGCGAGCATGTGGAATGGGCGCTGAACCAGCACGCATCGCGCTAG
- a CDS encoding NAD(P)H-hydrate dehydratase: MPQTKHEITDVQPLLHGHLPQLAARSPDAHKGQFGHLLMIGGDRGFGGAALLSAESALRSGAGMVSLATRLEHVPAALARLPEVMSVGVSSANQLMGLLEKISVIVIGPGLGEAAWGKSLLSVAANARQPQVWDADALNQLATGSVSLPAHCVITPHPGEAARLLGISTAEVQADRLKVARALSQKFNAVAILKGAGSLIASPDGRVSRCDQGHPAMATAGLGDVLAGLVGALLAQGMPAYEASCLAVWLHATAGDRQGSFGRGLAASDLIPAIRQLLEEQSPCLK, encoded by the coding sequence ATGCCGCAGACAAAACACGAAATAACCGACGTTCAGCCTTTGTTGCACGGCCATTTGCCGCAACTGGCTGCGCGTTCCCCGGACGCCCATAAAGGCCAGTTCGGCCACCTGTTGATGATTGGCGGCGACCGGGGCTTTGGCGGTGCCGCGCTGTTGAGTGCCGAAAGTGCCCTGCGCAGTGGCGCGGGCATGGTGTCCCTGGCCACTCGACTTGAGCATGTGCCGGCCGCGCTGGCCCGTTTGCCGGAAGTCATGAGCGTCGGCGTGAGCTCGGCCAACCAGTTGATGGGCTTGCTGGAAAAAATCTCGGTAATCGTCATTGGCCCCGGCCTGGGCGAAGCCGCCTGGGGTAAAAGCCTGTTGTCTGTTGCAGCCAATGCACGGCAGCCGCAGGTCTGGGATGCCGATGCACTCAATCAACTGGCGACTGGCAGTGTGAGCCTGCCGGCCCATTGCGTGATCACTCCGCATCCTGGGGAGGCGGCGCGCTTGTTGGGTATTTCGACAGCCGAGGTTCAGGCCGATCGTCTTAAGGTGGCGCGCGCGTTGAGCCAGAAATTCAATGCAGTGGCTATCCTCAAGGGTGCTGGCAGTTTGATTGCCAGCCCGGACGGGCGCGTTTCACGCTGTGACCAAGGCCATCCGGCGATGGCGACGGCGGGCCTCGGTGACGTTTTGGCCGGCCTGGTAGGTGCGCTGCTGGCCCAGGGCATGCCGGCTTATGAAGCCAGCTGCCTGGCCGTCTGGTTGCACGCCACGGCAGGGGATCGCCAGGGCAGCTTTGGTCGCGGGCTGGCCGCCAGCGACCTGATACCCGCCATTCGTCAATTGCTGGAGGAACAGTCGCCGTGTCTGAAGTAA
- the tsaE gene encoding tRNA (adenosine(37)-N6)-threonylcarbamoyltransferase complex ATPase subunit type 1 TsaE, producing MSEVILFLADEEAMVALGQRIAQVTAGSGLIFLEGDLGAGKTTLSRGIIRGLGHTGAVKSPTFTLVEPYEIGAVRAFHFDLYRLVDPEELEFMGIRDYFDEAALCLIEWPDKGTGFLPKPDLTITITPHDHGRQLKLLPQGARGESWCAALALEFK from the coding sequence GTGTCTGAAGTAATTCTTTTCCTGGCCGATGAAGAGGCCATGGTGGCGTTAGGTCAGCGTATTGCCCAGGTCACGGCCGGGTCAGGCCTGATCTTTCTTGAAGGCGACCTGGGGGCGGGCAAGACCACGCTGTCCCGGGGGATCATTCGCGGTCTGGGCCACACCGGGGCGGTCAAGAGTCCCACGTTCACCCTGGTTGAACCCTACGAGATCGGCGCAGTGCGGGCTTTCCATTTCGACCTCTACCGCCTGGTGGATCCCGAAGAACTCGAATTCATGGGCATCCGTGATTACTTCGATGAAGCCGCGCTGTGCCTGATTGAGTGGCCAGATAAAGGCACAGGCTTTTTGCCAAAGCCGGACCTGACCATTACCATTACGCCGCATGATCACGGACGTCAGCTGAAGTTGTTGCCCCAGGGCGCGCGCGGTGAGTCGTGGTGCGCCGCTCTGGCTTTGGAATTCAAATAA
- a CDS encoding N-acetylmuramoyl-L-alanine amidase produces MRFRALVAVVGVLLAAMTVNALAASQVKSVRLWRAPDNTRLVFDLSGPVQHSVFTLTAPDRLVIDINGATLAAPLNVSTANTPITAMRSAQRTPTDLRVVIDLKKVVTPKSFSLAPNAQYGNRLVVDLFDNAADAAPPPAPTPAVATVPAVPVNPSQPQVKLPPPPPAPAGKRDIIVVIDAGHGGEDPGASGSRGQHEKDVVLAIARELQRQVNGMKGYRAELTRTGDYFIPLRGRTEIARKKGADLFVSIHADAAPSTAAFGASVFALSDRGATSETARWLADSENRSDLIGGAGNVSLDDKDKMLAGVLLDLSMTASLTSSLNVGQKVLSNIGRVTSLHKQRVEQAGFMVLKSPDIPSILVETGFISNANEASKLASASHQQALARSISAGVRQFFQQNPPPGTYIAWLRDSGKIAQGPRDHRVQPGDTVAMLAVRFQVSAASLRSANNLKSDELKIGQVLTIPGTELAAQ; encoded by the coding sequence ATGCGCTTTCGCGCGTTGGTTGCTGTCGTAGGGGTGTTGCTTGCGGCAATGACTGTCAATGCTCTGGCTGCTTCACAGGTGAAGAGTGTTCGCCTGTGGCGAGCGCCGGATAACACGCGACTGGTGTTCGACCTGTCTGGCCCGGTCCAGCACAGTGTCTTTACCCTCACGGCGCCCGATCGCCTGGTGATCGACATCAATGGTGCGACCCTGGCCGCGCCGTTGAACGTGTCCACCGCCAACACGCCGATTACCGCCATGCGCTCGGCGCAGCGCACGCCGACCGACCTGCGGGTGGTAATCGACCTGAAAAAGGTCGTGACCCCGAAAAGCTTCTCCCTGGCGCCAAACGCCCAATACGGCAACCGGCTGGTGGTCGATCTGTTCGACAACGCCGCCGATGCCGCGCCGCCGCCGGCGCCAACCCCGGCCGTGGCGACAGTGCCGGCCGTACCGGTCAACCCGTCCCAGCCTCAGGTCAAGCTGCCACCGCCGCCGCCAGCGCCGGCCGGCAAGCGCGACATTATCGTGGTGATCGATGCCGGCCACGGCGGTGAAGACCCGGGCGCCTCCGGTTCGCGCGGCCAGCATGAGAAAGACGTGGTGCTGGCCATCGCCCGTGAGCTGCAGCGCCAGGTCAACGGCATGAAAGGCTACCGCGCCGAACTGACCCGTACCGGCGACTACTTCATTCCGTTGCGCGGCCGTACCGAAATCGCCCGTAAGAAGGGCGCCGACCTGTTCGTCTCGATCCATGCGGACGCCGCGCCTTCGACGGCGGCCTTCGGTGCTTCGGTGTTTGCCCTGTCGGATCGCGGCGCCACGTCCGAGACCGCGCGCTGGCTGGCCGACAGCGAAAACCGTTCCGACTTGATCGGCGGGGCCGGCAACGTGTCCCTCGATGACAAGGACAAGATGCTCGCCGGGGTACTGCTTGATCTGTCGATGACGGCCTCGCTGACCTCCAGCTTGAACGTCGGCCAGAAGGTGTTGAGCAACATCGGCCGGGTGACCTCGTTGCATAAGCAGCGCGTGGAACAGGCCGGGTTCATGGTGTTGAAGTCGCCGGACATCCCATCGATCCTGGTGGAAACCGGGTTTATCTCCAATGCCAACGAAGCCTCGAAGCTGGCCAGTGCCAGCCACCAGCAGGCCTTGGCGCGCTCCATCAGTGCTGGCGTGCGCCAGTTCTTCCAGCAGAACCCGCCGCCAGGCACCTACATTGCCTGGCTGCGCGACTCCGGCAAAATCGCCCAGGGCCCGCGCGACCATCGCGTGCAGCCCGGCGACACCGTGGCCATGCTGGCCGTGCGTTTCCAGGTCTCGGCCGCGTCCCTGCGCAGCGCCAACAACCTGAAGAGCGATGAGTTGAAAATCGGCCAGGTATTGACCATCCCCGGCACTGAATTGGCGGCACAGTAA
- the mutL gene encoding DNA mismatch repair endonuclease MutL, whose protein sequence is MSESVLNSGSRIELLSPRLANQIAAGEVVERPASVIKELLENSIDSGARRIDVDVEQGGVKLLRVRDDGSGISSDDLPLALARHATSKIRDLEDLERVMSLGFRGEALASISSVARLTLTSRTRDAEQAWQVETEGRDMAPRVQPAAHPVGTSVEVRDLFFNTPARRKFLKAEKTEFDHLQEVIKRLALARFDVAFHLRHNGKTILSLHEANDDAARARRVAAVCGAGFLEQALPIEVERNGLRLWGWVGLPTFSRSQADLQYFFVNGRAVRDKLVAHAVRQAYRDVLFNGRHPTFVLFFEVDPSVVDVNVHPTKHEVRFRDGRMVHDFLYGTLHRALGDVRPDDQLSAPIVTAVVRPSGPEAGEFGPQGEMSLAANLLQSPQPQPSYTAPGSGSGAGYQYQYTPRPQSAVPVAEAQAAYREFFAPLPGAEPGAVALPEGGGDIPPLGYALAQLKGIYILAENAHGLVLVDMHAAHERIMYERLKIAMASEGLSGQPLLVPESLAVSQREADCAEEHHGVFQKLGFELQRLGPETLAIRQIPALLKQAEANRLVADVLADLMEYGTSDRIQAHINELLGTMACHGAIRANRRLALPEMNGLLRDMENTERSGQCNHGRPTWTQMGLDDLDKLFLRGR, encoded by the coding sequence ATGAGCGAATCAGTCTTGAACAGCGGGTCGCGCATTGAATTGCTCAGCCCGCGCCTCGCCAACCAGATTGCGGCGGGCGAGGTCGTTGAGCGGCCGGCATCGGTGATCAAGGAATTGCTGGAGAACAGCATCGACTCCGGCGCCCGACGCATCGATGTCGATGTGGAGCAGGGCGGCGTCAAGCTGCTGCGTGTCCGCGACGATGGCAGCGGGATCTCCTCCGATGACCTGCCGCTGGCCCTGGCCCGTCACGCCACCAGCAAGATCCGCGACCTGGAAGACCTGGAGCGGGTGATGAGCCTGGGCTTTCGCGGTGAGGCATTGGCTTCCATCAGTTCCGTGGCCCGTCTGACCCTGACGTCGCGCACCCGTGATGCCGAGCAAGCCTGGCAGGTGGAGACCGAAGGCCGCGACATGGCGCCTCGGGTCCAGCCGGCTGCCCACCCGGTGGGCACCTCTGTGGAAGTGCGCGACTTGTTCTTCAACACCCCGGCGCGGCGCAAATTCCTCAAGGCCGAAAAAACCGAATTCGATCACCTGCAAGAAGTCATCAAGCGCCTGGCCCTGGCGCGTTTCGATGTGGCGTTTCACCTGCGCCACAACGGCAAGACCATCCTCAGCCTGCACGAAGCCAACGACGACGCCGCGCGTGCTCGCCGTGTCGCGGCAGTGTGCGGTGCGGGGTTCCTGGAGCAGGCGCTGCCGATTGAAGTCGAACGCAATGGCCTGCGGCTGTGGGGTTGGGTCGGTTTGCCGACGTTTTCCCGAAGCCAGGCGGACTTGCAGTATTTCTTTGTAAATGGCCGGGCGGTACGCGACAAGCTGGTGGCCCACGCGGTGCGCCAGGCTTATCGCGATGTGTTGTTCAACGGTCGGCATCCGACCTTTGTGCTGTTTTTCGAGGTCGACCCTTCGGTAGTGGACGTCAACGTGCACCCGACCAAGCACGAAGTGCGCTTCCGTGACGGGCGCATGGTGCATGACTTCCTCTATGGCACCTTGCACCGTGCCCTGGGCGATGTGCGCCCGGATGACCAGTTGTCTGCGCCCATCGTGACGGCGGTGGTGCGGCCGAGCGGCCCCGAAGCGGGCGAGTTTGGCCCTCAGGGCGAAATGAGCCTGGCGGCAAACCTGCTGCAATCGCCGCAACCCCAGCCGAGCTATACGGCGCCGGGCTCTGGCTCGGGAGCGGGTTATCAGTACCAATACACACCGCGTCCGCAATCGGCCGTGCCGGTCGCCGAAGCGCAGGCTGCCTATCGTGAGTTCTTTGCGCCGCTGCCAGGTGCCGAGCCGGGCGCCGTGGCCTTGCCGGAAGGTGGCGGTGATATCCCACCCCTGGGCTACGCGTTGGCGCAGCTCAAGGGCATCTACATCCTCGCGGAAAATGCCCATGGCCTGGTGCTGGTGGACATGCATGCCGCTCACGAGCGGATCATGTACGAGCGCCTGAAGATCGCCATGGCCAGCGAAGGCCTGAGTGGCCAGCCGTTGCTGGTGCCGGAATCCCTGGCCGTCAGCCAGCGTGAGGCCGATTGCGCTGAAGAACATCATGGTGTGTTCCAGAAACTGGGCTTCGAGTTGCAGCGCCTGGGCCCTGAGACCCTGGCGATTCGCCAGATTCCCGCGCTGCTCAAGCAGGCCGAAGCCAACCGGCTGGTGGCCGATGTATTGGCTGACCTGATGGAGTACGGCACCAGTGACCGTATCCAGGCACACATCAACGAACTGCTCGGCACCATGGCCTGCCACGGCGCCATCCGCGCCAATCGCCGCCTGGCCTTGCCGGAAATGAACGGCCTGCTGCGCGACATGGAAAACACCGAACGCAGCGGCCAGTGCAACCATGGCCGTCCGACCTGGACCCAGATGGGCCTGGACGATCTGGACAAACTGTTCTTGCGCGGCCGTTGA
- the miaA gene encoding tRNA (adenosine(37)-N6)-dimethylallyltransferase MiaA — protein sequence MSALPPAIFLMGPTAAGKTDLAIELTKVLPCELISVDSALVYRDMDIGTAKPSKALLAQHPHRLIDIIDPAESYSAADFRTDALAAMAQITARGNIPLLVGGTMLYYKALQEGLADMPPADAQVRAELEEEAARLGWQALHDQLAVVDPVSAARIHPNDPQRLSRALEVWRVSGQTMTELRLKQTAQSADAGASGQSQLPYTVANLAIAPANRQVLHERIAQRFTIMLEQGFVDEVVALRSRGDLHPGLPSIRAVGYRQVWDHLDGKLTSAEMQERGIIATRQLAKRQFTWLRSWSDLHWLDSLDSDNLSRALKYLGTVSILS from the coding sequence ATGAGTGCCTTGCCCCCCGCAATCTTCCTGATGGGCCCCACGGCCGCCGGCAAGACCGACCTGGCCATCGAGCTCACCAAGGTGCTGCCGTGCGAGCTGATCAGTGTCGACTCAGCCCTGGTTTACCGGGACATGGACATCGGCACCGCCAAGCCTTCCAAAGCGCTGCTGGCGCAGCATCCGCACCGGTTGATCGACATCATCGACCCGGCCGAGAGCTATTCCGCAGCGGATTTCCGCACTGACGCCCTGGCCGCCATGGCGCAAATCACCGCGCGGGGCAACATCCCCTTGCTGGTGGGCGGCACGATGCTCTACTACAAGGCTTTGCAGGAAGGGCTGGCCGACATGCCGCCCGCCGATGCCCAGGTGCGCGCTGAACTCGAAGAAGAGGCTGCACGCCTTGGCTGGCAAGCCCTGCACGACCAGTTGGCAGTGGTTGATCCGGTATCTGCCGCGCGTATTCACCCCAATGATCCCCAGCGCCTCAGCCGCGCTCTGGAAGTCTGGCGGGTCAGCGGGCAGACCATGACTGAACTGCGGCTGAAACAAACTGCGCAAAGTGCTGATGCAGGCGCATCTGGACAGTCACAATTGCCCTATACTGTGGCGAATCTGGCCATCGCTCCGGCAAATCGCCAGGTGCTGCATGAACGAATTGCACAAAGATTCACAATTATGTTGGAACAGGGGTTTGTGGACGAGGTCGTAGCACTGCGGTCAAGAGGTGACCTGCATCCAGGGTTACCTTCGATACGTGCTGTAGGCTACCGCCAAGTCTGGGATCATCTGGATGGCAAGCTGACGTCAGCCGAAATGCAGGAGCGCGGCATCATTGCCACGCGCCAATTAGCGAAGCGCCAGTTCACCTGGCTGCGCAGCTGGAGCGATTTGCACTGGTTGGACAGCCTGGACAGCGACAATCTGTCACGCGCCTTGAAATACTTGGGAACGGTCTCCATATTGAGCTGA